The following coding sequences are from one Paraburkholderia caballeronis window:
- a CDS encoding helix-turn-helix domain-containing protein, protein MLTPTVVTHTTVRRTNRAPVASPRSAARCSSCAMRHLCMPQGLAHDDLPKLEALICTARSVRRGEALYRVGDPFDNLYAVRSGSLKTVMAHRDGREQVTGLRLAGEPLGLDGISTNVHTCTAVALEDSSVCIVPYSALKHMCRETGAMQDRLHRLMGEQLIRETSQMMVLGSLSADERVAAFLLDVSERNGQRGYSHAEFNLRMTREDMGSYLGMTLETVSRTLSRFQKRGLIDAQGKLIRIVDHDGLRHL, encoded by the coding sequence ATGTTGACCCCAACTGTCGTTACTCATACCACCGTGCGCCGCACCAATCGCGCACCGGTAGCCAGTCCGCGGAGTGCCGCACGCTGCTCCAGCTGTGCGATGCGTCACCTGTGCATGCCGCAGGGCCTCGCTCACGACGATCTGCCGAAACTCGAAGCACTGATCTGCACTGCGCGCAGCGTGCGGCGCGGCGAGGCGCTGTATCGCGTCGGCGATCCGTTCGACAATCTCTACGCGGTTCGCTCAGGATCCCTGAAAACGGTGATGGCGCATCGCGACGGCCGCGAGCAGGTCACCGGTCTGCGACTGGCCGGCGAACCGCTCGGCCTCGACGGAATCAGCACTAATGTACATACGTGCACGGCGGTTGCACTTGAAGACAGTTCGGTCTGCATCGTTCCGTATTCGGCGTTGAAGCACATGTGCCGCGAAACCGGCGCCATGCAGGATCGCCTGCACCGGTTGATGGGCGAACAGTTGATTCGCGAAACGTCGCAGATGATGGTGCTCGGCTCGCTGTCCGCCGACGAACGCGTCGCTGCGTTCCTGCTCGACGTATCCGAGCGCAACGGGCAGCGCGGTTATTCCCACGCCGAATTCAATCTCCGAATGACCCGCGAGGACATGGGCAGCTACCTCGGGATGACGCTCGAAACGGTCAGCCGCACCCTGTCAAGATTTCAAAAGCGCGGCCTGATCGACGCGCAAGGCAAGCTGATCCGCATCGTCGATCACGACGGCCTGCGGCACCTGTAA
- a CDS encoding universal stress protein — MYKSILVAVDGSDTSRRAFDAALELAKAMGSTLQPYYVIENTPMYFDAPGYDPSILRNQMIAQGNELAAEFNKVMTEKGVAGAMTTGEASSLEDVPTLVLNAAHTLGADLIVMGTHGRRGFQRLILGSVAERCVRQSALPVLLIPSAAGAQTAAQ, encoded by the coding sequence ATGTACAAGAGCATTCTCGTCGCCGTTGATGGCAGCGACACGTCACGCCGCGCATTCGACGCTGCACTCGAACTCGCGAAGGCGATGGGCTCGACGTTGCAGCCGTATTACGTGATCGAAAACACGCCGATGTATTTCGATGCACCCGGCTACGACCCGTCGATCCTGCGCAACCAGATGATCGCGCAAGGCAATGAACTGGCGGCCGAGTTCAACAAGGTGATGACCGAAAAAGGCGTCGCCGGAGCGATGACGACCGGCGAAGCGTCGTCGCTCGAAGACGTGCCGACGCTGGTGCTGAACGCGGCGCATACGCTCGGCGCCGATCTGATCGTGATGGGCACGCATGGCCGTCGTGGATTTCAGCGGCTGATTCTCGGCAGCGTCGCCGAACGCTGCGTGCGCCAATCGGCGTTGCCGGTGCTGTTGATCCCGTCTGCTGCGGGCGCACAGACGGCGGCGCAATAA
- a CDS encoding MFS transporter, with the protein MLGIGLVNMLVALDQTVVSTALPSIVAELHGFEFYAWIASAYLLASVVTVPVFGRLGDYFGRKRFVIAAIVVFTIASLLCGLATGMRFLAIARALQGIGGGMMVGTAFAAIPDLFPDPRARVRWQVVMAAAYGIGTAAGPSLGGWLSQHFGWRSTFLVNLPVGALALYFVWVHLPDYRRERTGEVRIDWTGAALVAVVLGSFQMFIEAVPKDGFTTGNLVLAAVAALGAVALLQCERRATHPIIPLDLFRDPQLVTLFALSMLSGFVMFSLIFFAPLLLQGGFGLSPQRAGLLATPIAACIALGSLINTRIVVRLSRPTAILTAGFALLVAASVGLAFAKRDTPHPWLELAMSAVGIGLGFILNNLNVFGQEIAGRERFGITTALLQSTRMVGGMLGTSIVATIVNHRFAAGVGDALQVLGKQVSAVWEPKLSDPRVLVDESLRDALLVQMHAAGLDGPALFDAIRRVLVDAIHLGIGLTGCAALAAALLVRRIAHIRFRRASPGADTASQPD; encoded by the coding sequence ATGCTCGGCATCGGTCTCGTCAACATGCTGGTCGCGCTCGACCAGACCGTCGTCAGCACTGCATTGCCGTCGATCGTCGCCGAACTGCACGGCTTCGAGTTCTATGCATGGATCGCGAGCGCCTATCTGCTCGCGTCGGTCGTCACGGTGCCGGTGTTCGGGCGGCTCGGCGACTACTTCGGCCGCAAGCGGTTCGTGATCGCCGCGATCGTCGTGTTCACGATCGCGTCGCTGCTGTGCGGGCTCGCGACCGGCATGCGCTTCCTCGCGATCGCGCGGGCGTTGCAGGGGATCGGCGGCGGGATGATGGTCGGCACCGCGTTCGCGGCGATCCCCGATCTTTTTCCCGATCCGCGTGCGCGGGTCCGCTGGCAGGTGGTGATGGCGGCCGCCTACGGGATCGGCACCGCCGCCGGGCCGTCGCTCGGCGGCTGGCTCAGCCAGCATTTCGGCTGGCGTTCGACCTTCCTCGTGAACCTGCCGGTCGGCGCGCTTGCCCTTTATTTCGTGTGGGTGCATCTGCCGGACTATCGGCGCGAGCGGACCGGCGAAGTGCGGATCGACTGGACGGGCGCCGCGCTCGTCGCAGTCGTGCTCGGCAGTTTCCAGATGTTCATCGAGGCAGTGCCGAAAGACGGCTTCACGACCGGCAACCTGGTGCTCGCCGCCGTCGCCGCGCTCGGCGCAGTCGCGCTGCTGCAGTGCGAGCGTCGTGCGACGCATCCGATCATCCCGCTCGACCTGTTCCGCGATCCGCAACTCGTCACGTTGTTCGCGCTGTCGATGCTGTCCGGCTTCGTGATGTTCTCGCTGATCTTCTTCGCGCCGCTGCTGCTGCAGGGCGGCTTCGGGCTGTCGCCGCAGCGCGCGGGCCTGCTTGCTACGCCGATTGCCGCGTGCATCGCGCTCGGCAGCCTGATCAACACGCGGATCGTGGTCCGGCTGTCGAGGCCGACCGCGATCCTGACCGCCGGCTTCGCGCTGCTGGTCGCGGCGTCGGTCGGGCTCGCGTTCGCGAAGCGCGACACGCCGCATCCGTGGCTCGAACTCGCGATGTCGGCGGTCGGCATCGGGCTCGGTTTCATCCTGAACAATCTGAACGTGTTCGGCCAGGAGATCGCCGGCCGCGAGCGTTTCGGGATCACGACCGCGCTGCTGCAGTCGACGCGGATGGTCGGCGGCATGCTCGGCACCAGCATCGTCGCGACGATCGTCAATCACCGCTTCGCGGCGGGCGTCGGCGACGCGCTGCAGGTGCTCGGCAAGCAGGTCAGTGCGGTATGGGAGCCGAAGCTGTCGGACCCGCGCGTGCTCGTCGACGAATCGCTGCGCGATGCGCTGCTCGTGCAGATGCACGCGGCGGGCCTCGACGGTCCGGCGCTTTTCGACGCGATCCGCCGCGTGCTGGTGGACGCGATTCACTTAGGCATCGGGCTGACCGGATGCGCGGCGCTCGCGGCGGCGCTGCTCGTGCGCCGGATCGCGCATATCCGGTTCCGTCGCGCGTCGCCGGGGGCGGACACCGCAAGCCAGCCTGACTGA
- a CDS encoding acyl-homoserine-lactone synthase — translation MQAAIRIGLRQEFDNEDINEMYRLRARVFKDRMGWDVPTIAGMEIDGYDALGPHYMLIQDSLGTVRGCWRLMPTEGPNMLRDTFPQLLHGNDAPAGRHIWELSRFAIEAGGEQAFGFADVTMHAIHSLVTFADRMGITRYVTVTTTPIERLLRRTGIELGRLGAPLRIGVENAVALEIAVSPQTRNALFGPMAAAA, via the coding sequence ATGCAAGCAGCGATCCGCATCGGACTCAGGCAGGAATTCGACAACGAGGACATCAACGAGATGTACCGGCTCCGCGCCCGCGTATTCAAGGACCGGATGGGCTGGGACGTTCCGACGATCGCCGGCATGGAGATCGACGGTTACGACGCGCTGGGTCCGCATTACATGCTGATCCAGGACTCGCTCGGCACGGTGCGCGGCTGTTGGCGGCTGATGCCGACCGAAGGCCCGAACATGCTGCGCGATACGTTTCCGCAACTGCTGCACGGCAACGATGCGCCGGCGGGCCGCCATATCTGGGAATTGAGCCGCTTCGCGATCGAGGCGGGCGGCGAGCAGGCGTTCGGCTTCGCGGACGTCACGATGCATGCGATCCACTCGCTCGTGACGTTCGCCGACCGGATGGGCATCACGCGCTACGTGACGGTCACGACGACGCCGATCGAGCGGCTGCTGCGCCGGACTGGCATCGAACTGGGGCGGCTCGGCGCGCCGTTGAGGATCGGCGTCGAAAATGCAGTGGCGCTGGAAATCGCGGTGAGTCCGCAGACGCGTAATGCGCTGTTCGGACCGATGGCGGCGGCGGCATAG
- a CDS encoding helix-turn-helix transcriptional regulator gives MELLEHHWQAGTHPVSTAGELSSVIDRVLIIAYRKKKKESQRRFWARFGVTQSRGSRFESGAEIPAPVSILLGLYFNKTISDGDLGRAERVLRRPEPTGFISQGQ, from the coding sequence ATGGAACTTCTGGAACATCACTGGCAGGCGGGTACGCATCCGGTTTCGACGGCCGGCGAACTGTCCTCGGTCATCGACCGGGTTCTGATCATTGCGTATCGGAAAAAGAAGAAGGAAAGCCAGCGGCGCTTCTGGGCGCGCTTCGGCGTGACGCAGTCGCGCGGCAGCCGCTTCGAATCGGGCGCGGAGATTCCCGCACCGGTGTCGATTCTGCTCGGGCTGTATTTCAACAAGACGATTTCGGATGGCGACCTTGGCCGGGCCGAGCGCGTGCTGCGCCGCCCCGAACCGACCGGCTTCATCAGCCAGGGTCAATAA
- a CDS encoding autoinducer binding domain-containing protein, protein MQPVLDAPEEDVWFDAVARLAGTWGFDRVLLAILPRPGMRLEDAFVRTNYASSWRQTYIDEGFAYIDPTVSHCASRSAPLLWSPGLFSTKPQKSMYEEAQAHGLRAGVTLPIHGPHQEAGMLCFVSDANPTEGFTNQVNHSLPDLALLRDLVLDTSQRHLSAHAQALIPKLTPRERECLKWTALGKSTWEISHILGCSEAVVNFHMKNIRAKFGVNSRRAAAVIATQLGLIDPG, encoded by the coding sequence ATGCAGCCCGTACTCGACGCGCCCGAAGAGGACGTGTGGTTCGACGCGGTCGCGCGCCTTGCCGGCACGTGGGGCTTCGACCGGGTGTTGCTCGCGATTCTGCCTCGACCGGGCATGCGGCTCGAAGATGCGTTCGTGCGAACCAACTACGCGTCGTCATGGCGGCAGACGTACATCGACGAAGGTTTTGCGTACATCGATCCGACCGTGTCGCATTGCGCGTCGCGTTCCGCTCCGCTGTTATGGTCGCCGGGACTCTTTTCGACGAAGCCGCAAAAGTCGATGTACGAGGAAGCCCAGGCGCATGGGCTCCGCGCCGGCGTCACGCTGCCGATTCACGGCCCGCATCAGGAAGCGGGAATGCTGTGCTTCGTCAGCGATGCAAACCCGACCGAAGGATTCACGAATCAGGTGAACCATTCGTTGCCGGACCTCGCGCTGCTACGCGACCTCGTGCTGGACACGAGCCAGCGCCATCTGAGCGCGCACGCGCAGGCGCTGATTCCGAAGCTCACACCCCGTGAACGCGAATGCCTGAAGTGGACGGCACTCGGCAAGTCCACGTGGGAAATCTCCCATATCCTGGGCTGCTCCGAAGCCGTCGTGAACTTCCACATGAAGAACATCCGTGCGAAGTTCGGCGTCAATTCACGGCGGGCGGCCGCCGTGATCGCCACCCAGCTCGGCCTTATTGACCCTGGCTGA
- a CDS encoding DUF3005 domain-containing protein, whose amino-acid sequence MSTSDDTRRPATTDVEGRPRSAELHNDRTHDSTVDTDGKNREAARLAGDGPISPDEVTTSNATLDNSMPEEPDGLAGFDSRFGAHRLLFATQPGYEVVDMGMAEPEVRDDADSRFGDPQSPGGRRSPGRLHYSLNHVRPARIIELRSATR is encoded by the coding sequence ATGAGCACCAGCGACGACACGCGCCGCCCCGCGACAACCGACGTAGAGGGCCGCCCGCGCAGCGCCGAACTGCATAACGACCGCACGCACGACAGCACCGTCGATACCGATGGCAAGAACCGCGAGGCCGCGCGTCTCGCGGGTGACGGGCCGATCAGCCCGGACGAAGTGACGACCAGCAACGCGACGCTCGACAACAGCATGCCGGAAGAACCCGATGGTTTGGCGGGTTTCGACAGCCGCTTCGGCGCGCACCGGTTGTTGTTCGCGACGCAACCGGGTTACGAGGTAGTCGATATGGGAATGGCCGAACCCGAGGTGCGGGACGACGCCGACTCGCGCTTCGGTGATCCCCAGTCGCCTGGCGGGCGGCGCAGTCCCGGCCGGCTCCATTACTCGCTGAATCACGTACGGCCCGCGCGGATCATCGAGTTGCGGTCGGCTACGCGTTAA
- the epsC gene encoding serine O-acetyltransferase EpsC: MPKNASSDWGLEQIVADLRASREELHRTRHPLGIRELPSGDAMISIVAGLRAAMFPTHYGEPDLTDESVDYYVGHTLETTLKLLAEQIRRALRFVPENAGVADDALRSRARDVARAFAAQLPGIRALLVSDIQAAFTGDPAAQNITEILLCYPGILAMTHHRLAHALHRLGVPLLARFINEIAHSATGIDIHPGAQIGPSFFIDHGTGVVIGETAIIGERVRVYQAVTLGAKSFAADLDGTLVKGNARHPIVEDDVVIYAGATILGRVTIGRGSVIGGNVWLTHSVPPGSSVRQGKIRELERGEENPGK, encoded by the coding sequence ATGCCAAAAAACGCTTCCTCCGACTGGGGCCTCGAACAGATCGTTGCCGACCTGCGCGCGTCGCGCGAGGAACTGCATCGCACGCGTCATCCGCTCGGCATCCGCGAACTGCCGTCGGGCGACGCGATGATCAGCATTGTCGCCGGCCTGCGCGCCGCGATGTTCCCGACGCATTATGGCGAACCCGATCTGACGGACGAGAGCGTCGACTATTACGTCGGCCACACGCTCGAAACGACGCTGAAGCTGCTCGCCGAGCAGATCCGTCGTGCGCTCCGCTTCGTGCCGGAGAACGCCGGCGTGGCGGACGATGCGCTGCGCTCGCGCGCCCGCGACGTCGCCCGCGCGTTCGCCGCGCAACTGCCCGGCATCCGCGCGCTGCTCGTCAGCGACATCCAGGCGGCGTTCACCGGCGACCCGGCCGCGCAGAACATCACCGAAATCCTGCTGTGTTATCCGGGCATCCTCGCGATGACGCATCACCGGCTCGCGCATGCACTGCATCGTCTCGGCGTGCCGCTGCTGGCCCGCTTCATCAACGAGATCGCGCATTCGGCCACCGGCATCGATATTCATCCGGGTGCGCAGATCGGACCGAGCTTCTTCATCGACCACGGCACCGGCGTCGTGATCGGCGAAACCGCGATCATCGGCGAGCGCGTGCGCGTGTACCAGGCGGTGACGCTCGGCGCGAAGAGCTTCGCCGCCGATCTCGACGGCACGCTCGTGAAGGGCAATGCACGTCACCCGATCGTCGAGGACGACGTCGTGATCTATGCGGGCGCGACGATACTCGGGCGCGTGACGATCGGGCGCGGCTCGGTGATCGGCGGCAACGTGTGGCTCACGCATAGCGTGCCGCCCGGCAGCAGCGTGCGCCAGGGGAAGATCCGCGAACTGGAGCGCGGCGAGGAAAATCCGGGCAAATGA
- the folE gene encoding GTP cyclohydrolase I FolE, whose amino-acid sequence MSDKKTADKAKKAKTQISEPAGRPSRTEAEDAVRVLLRWAGDDPTREGLIDTPARVARAFEEFFAGYQLDPREILSRTFSEVDGYDEMIVLKDIRFESYCEHHMVPIIGRAHVAYLPEHRVVGISKLARLVDAFAKRLQIQEKMTAQIADTLNDILQPKGVGVILEASHQCMSTRGVHKAGVEMVTSRMLGTFRTDPSTRREFLAIVGNQASASLSNT is encoded by the coding sequence ATGAGCGACAAGAAGACCGCCGACAAGGCGAAGAAAGCGAAGACCCAGATCAGCGAGCCGGCGGGCCGACCCAGCCGGACGGAAGCGGAAGATGCGGTGCGCGTGCTGTTGCGGTGGGCCGGCGACGACCCGACGCGCGAAGGATTGATCGATACGCCGGCGCGCGTCGCGCGTGCGTTCGAAGAGTTTTTTGCAGGCTATCAGTTAGACCCGCGCGAGATCCTGTCGCGCACCTTCTCCGAAGTCGACGGCTACGACGAGATGATCGTGCTGAAGGACATCCGCTTCGAGAGTTATTGCGAACATCACATGGTGCCGATCATCGGGCGCGCGCACGTTGCGTATCTGCCCGAGCATCGGGTCGTCGGCATTTCGAAGCTCGCGCGCCTCGTCGATGCGTTCGCGAAGCGGCTGCAGATCCAGGAGAAGATGACCGCGCAGATCGCGGACACGCTGAACGATATCCTTCAGCCGAAGGGCGTCGGCGTGATCCTCGAAGCGTCGCATCAGTGCATGTCCACGCGCGGCGTGCATAAAGCCGGCGTCGAGATGGTCACGTCGCGGATGCTCGGCACGTTCCGCACCGATCCTTCGACGCGCCGCGAGTTTCTCGCGATTGTCGGCAATCAGGCGTCGGCGAGTCTGTCGAACACCTGA
- a CDS encoding LysR family transcriptional regulator: MQDLDLNLIPYLVAMEDARNVSRAAERLGVSQPRVSTALGRLREYFGDPLFVRTSRGMEPTPRALALIPAARDALIRIEKGMLAAQEFDPATSTHTFSIALSDVGEIVFLPRLLQLFAERAPHANLRSVSVPPGQVERGLESGDIDLAIGYFPDLGGNNFFQQRLFTHRFICLMRSNHPLAGTTMTVEQFLSLGHAVVRAEGRSQEVLEHYLEKKRLRRRAVLETPHFMSLPFILTRTDLIATVPHAIGFAYVSEHASITIVEPPLPLPRFDLKQHWHRKYHNAPRGEWLRSVVSELFNDALDEWPK; encoded by the coding sequence ATGCAGGATCTCGATCTCAACCTGATCCCGTATCTCGTCGCGATGGAAGACGCGCGCAACGTGAGCCGCGCGGCCGAACGGCTCGGCGTGAGCCAGCCGCGCGTGAGCACGGCGCTCGGCCGGCTGCGCGAATACTTCGGCGATCCGCTGTTCGTGCGCACGTCGCGCGGCATGGAGCCGACGCCGCGCGCGCTCGCCTTGATCCCTGCCGCCCGCGACGCGCTCATCCGCATCGAGAAAGGCATGCTCGCGGCGCAGGAGTTCGATCCGGCGACCAGCACGCATACGTTCTCGATCGCGTTGTCGGACGTCGGCGAAATCGTGTTCCTGCCGCGGCTGCTGCAACTGTTCGCGGAACGCGCGCCGCATGCGAACCTGCGGTCCGTATCGGTGCCGCCGGGCCAGGTCGAACGCGGTCTCGAATCCGGCGACATCGATCTCGCGATCGGTTATTTCCCCGATCTCGGCGGCAACAATTTCTTCCAGCAGCGGCTGTTCACACATCGCTTCATCTGCCTGATGCGCAGCAACCATCCGCTGGCCGGCACGACGATGACCGTCGAGCAGTTCCTGTCGCTCGGGCATGCGGTCGTGCGCGCGGAAGGCCGCAGCCAGGAAGTGCTGGAGCATTACCTGGAGAAGAAGCGGCTGCGTCGCCGCGCGGTGCTCGAAACACCTCACTTCATGAGCCTGCCGTTCATCCTCACGCGAACCGATCTGATCGCGACGGTGCCGCATGCAATCGGCTTCGCGTATGTGTCCGAACATGCATCGATCACGATCGTCGAGCCGCCGTTGCCGCTGCCGCGCTTCGATCTGAAGCAGCACTGGCATCGCAAGTATCACAACGCGCCGCGAGGCGAATGGCTGCGCAGTGTCGTGTCCGAACTGTTCAACGACGCGCTGGACGAGTGGCCGAAGTGA
- a CDS encoding 3-oxoacid CoA-transferase subunit A: MINKIFESLQSAVADVHDGATVMIGGFGTAGMPAELIDALIEQGARDLTIVNNNAGNGDIGLAALLKAKRVRKIVCSFPRQTDSYVFDALYRAGEIELELVPQGNLAERIRAAGAGIGGFFTPTGYGTKLAEGKETRLIDGRHYVLEAPLHADFALIKAHRGDRWGNLVYRKTARNFGPIMASAAKVAIAQVSEVVPLGELDPEVIVTPGIFVQRVIAVPQAAHGSESAQPASHAA; encoded by the coding sequence ATGATCAACAAGATTTTCGAGTCACTCCAGTCGGCGGTGGCCGACGTCCACGACGGCGCGACGGTGATGATCGGCGGCTTCGGCACGGCCGGCATGCCCGCCGAACTGATCGACGCGCTGATCGAGCAGGGCGCGCGCGATCTCACGATCGTCAACAACAACGCCGGCAACGGCGACATCGGCCTCGCGGCGCTGCTGAAGGCGAAGCGCGTGCGCAAGATCGTCTGCTCGTTTCCGCGCCAGACCGATTCGTACGTGTTCGACGCGCTGTATCGCGCGGGCGAGATCGAGCTGGAACTCGTGCCGCAGGGCAACCTCGCGGAGCGGATTCGCGCGGCCGGCGCCGGCATCGGCGGTTTCTTCACGCCGACCGGCTACGGCACGAAACTCGCGGAAGGCAAGGAAACGCGGCTGATCGACGGCAGGCACTACGTGCTCGAAGCGCCGCTGCACGCGGACTTCGCGTTGATCAAGGCGCATCGCGGCGACCGCTGGGGCAACCTCGTGTACCGCAAGACGGCGCGCAACTTCGGCCCGATCATGGCGAGCGCCGCGAAGGTCGCGATCGCGCAGGTGTCGGAAGTCGTGCCGCTTGGCGAACTCGATCCGGAAGTGATCGTCACGCCCGGCATTTTCGTGCAGCGCGTGATCGCCGTGCCGCAGGCGGCGCACGGTTCGGAATCGGCGCAACCCGCCAGCCACGCGGCCTGA
- a CDS encoding 3-oxoacid CoA-transferase subunit B, with protein MKRLNRDEMAKRVAADIPEGAYVNLGIGVPTLVANHLDPSKEIFLHSENGLLGMGPAPAPGEEDDELINAGKQHVTLLTGGAFFHHADSFAMMRGGHLDYCVLGAFQVSVHGDLANWHTGAPDAIPAVGGAMDLAIGAKQVFVMMELLTKQGESKLVAECSYPVTGVQCVDRVYTDLAAFDVTPDGLAVREIYSDLGFDELQKLAGVPLIDATQGRRAA; from the coding sequence ATGAAACGCTTGAATCGCGATGAAATGGCGAAGCGCGTCGCCGCGGACATTCCCGAAGGCGCGTATGTGAACCTCGGGATCGGCGTGCCGACGCTGGTCGCCAACCACCTCGACCCGAGCAAGGAAATTTTCCTGCACAGCGAGAACGGTCTGCTCGGCATGGGCCCCGCGCCCGCGCCCGGCGAAGAGGACGATGAACTGATCAACGCGGGCAAGCAGCACGTGACGCTGCTGACCGGCGGCGCGTTCTTCCATCACGCGGACTCGTTCGCGATGATGCGCGGCGGCCATCTCGACTATTGCGTGCTCGGCGCGTTCCAGGTGTCGGTTCACGGCGACCTCGCGAACTGGCACACCGGCGCGCCCGATGCGATTCCGGCGGTCGGCGGCGCGATGGACCTCGCGATCGGCGCGAAGCAGGTGTTCGTGATGATGGAACTGCTGACGAAGCAGGGCGAGAGCAAGCTGGTCGCCGAGTGCTCGTATCCGGTGACGGGCGTGCAGTGCGTGGACCGCGTGTACACCGATCTGGCCGCGTTCGACGTGACGCCGGACGGCCTCGCGGTGCGCGAGATCTATTCGGACCTCGGCTTCGACGAACTGCAGAAGCTCGCCGGCGTGCCGCTGATCGACGCGACGCAGGGCCGTCGCGCCGCGTAA
- a CDS encoding 3-carboxy-cis,cis-muconate cycloisomerase, giving the protein MPERLTGLICGTEPMNNVWSSRSTLQRMLDVEAALARASAAHGVIPHAAVPAIVAACDADQLDAGGLARSAALGGNLAIPLVKQLTARVNERDPNAAKYVHWGATSQDIIDTATVLQLRDALDLIERGLDDTCASLAMLAREHRTTPAIGRTWLQQALPITLGLKFAQWLDALLRHRERLSELRERALVLQFGGAAGTLASLRDEAQAVSASLAGELKLARPTLPWHTQRDRIAEAASFFGMLIGTLGKIARDVSLQMQTEVGELAEPAAAGKGGSSTMPHKRNPVGCAAVLTAATRAPGLVATVFAGMVQEHERALGGWQAEWDALPDLARLAGGALFHIGQIVGGLDVRPERLAANLDATNGLILGEAVMLALGDHIGRLNAHHVVEQASKAAVQSGRSLYDVLAADPAVMDHLGAERLRALLDPANYAGEAHAFVDAVLASYAQHAPRSSS; this is encoded by the coding sequence ATGCCTGAACGCCTGACCGGCTTGATCTGCGGCACCGAGCCGATGAACAACGTGTGGTCGTCGCGCTCGACGCTGCAACGCATGCTCGACGTCGAAGCGGCGCTCGCGCGCGCGTCCGCCGCGCACGGCGTGATTCCGCATGCGGCGGTGCCGGCGATCGTCGCCGCGTGCGACGCGGACCAGCTCGATGCGGGCGGACTCGCGCGCTCGGCGGCGCTCGGCGGCAATCTTGCGATTCCGCTCGTCAAGCAGTTGACCGCGCGCGTGAACGAGCGCGACCCGAACGCCGCGAAATACGTGCACTGGGGCGCGACGAGCCAGGACATCATCGACACCGCAACCGTGCTGCAACTGCGCGACGCGCTCGACCTGATCGAACGCGGGCTCGACGACACGTGTGCGTCGCTGGCGATGCTCGCGCGCGAGCATCGCACGACGCCGGCGATCGGCCGCACGTGGCTGCAACAGGCGCTGCCGATCACGCTCGGCCTGAAGTTCGCGCAGTGGCTCGATGCGCTGCTGCGCCATCGCGAACGGCTCTCCGAACTGCGCGAACGCGCGCTCGTGCTGCAGTTCGGCGGCGCGGCCGGCACGCTCGCGAGTCTGCGCGACGAAGCGCAGGCCGTGAGCGCATCGCTGGCCGGCGAACTGAAGCTCGCGCGGCCGACGCTGCCGTGGCACACGCAGCGCGACCGCATTGCGGAAGCCGCGTCGTTCTTCGGGATGCTGATCGGCACGCTCGGCAAGATCGCGCGCGACGTGTCGCTGCAAATGCAGACCGAAGTCGGCGAACTCGCGGAGCCGGCCGCGGCGGGCAAGGGCGGTTCGTCGACGATGCCGCACAAGCGCAACCCGGTCGGCTGCGCGGCGGTGCTGACCGCCGCGACGCGCGCGCCGGGGCTCGTCGCGACCGTGTTCGCGGGGATGGTGCAGGAGCACGAACGCGCGCTCGGCGGCTGGCAGGCCGAGTGGGACGCGCTGCCCGACCTCGCGCGTCTCGCGGGCGGCGCGCTGTTCCATATCGGGCAGATCGTCGGCGGGCTCGACGTGCGGCCCGAACGCCTCGCCGCGAATCTCGACGCCACTAATGGGCTGATTCTCGGCGAAGCGGTGATGCTCGCGCTCGGCGATCACATCGGCCGGCTCAACGCGCACCACGTCGTCGAACAGGCGTCGAAGGCGGCTGTGCAGAGCGGCCGCTCGCTGTACGACGTGCTGGCGGCCGATCCGGCCGTCATGGATCATCTGGGCGCGGAGCGGTTGCGCGCTTTGCTCGATCCGGCCAATTATGCGGGCGAGGCACACGCGTTCGTCGATGCGGTGCTCGCGTCGTACGCGCAGCACGCGCCCCGTTCTTCATCGTAG